In Erythrolamprus reginae isolate rEryReg1 chromosome 10, rEryReg1.hap1, whole genome shotgun sequence, one DNA window encodes the following:
- the SNAP29 gene encoding synaptosomal-associated protein 29 — protein MSTFPKSCNPFDDDEDDFKPVKWNEREEPPRDGPDRQRYLQQEVMRLSKSTLASTNNSLSLIYESEHVGVAASEELVRQGEVLKRSERMVDKMDQDLKTSQKHINSIKSVFGGFVNYFKAKPQDIKPEQNGASEYQGSNRMKEALSISKEQESKYQESHPNLRKLENSDSSSSATGSDNPSQSNQYPRNQHLRTYHQKIDNNLDEMSTGLGRLKNLALGLQTEIDEQDEILDRLTGKVDTLDINIKSTDKRIKEEL, from the exons ATGTCGACTTTCCCAAAAAGTTGCAATCCTTTTGATGATGACGAGGATGACTTCAAGCCGGTCAAGTGGAATGAAAGGGAGGAGCCTCCAAGAGACGGTCCAGACAGACAAAGATATTTACAACAGGAGGTCATGAGGCTCTCGAAATCGACTCTAGCTAGCACCAACAACTCACTGTCTCTCATTTATGAGTCTGAACATGTGGGAGTCGCTGCATCAGAG GAACTTGTGCGGCAAGGGGAAGTCCTCAAGCGTTCCGAACGCATGGTGGATAAGATGGATCAAGATTTAAAGACGAGTCAGAAACATATCAATAGCATTAAGAGTGTCTTTGGGGGCTTCGTCAATTACTTCAAAGCCAAGCCACAAGACATCAAGCCAGAGCAGAATGGAGCCTCCGAATATCAAGGAAGCAACAG AATGAAAGAAGCGTTATCCATCAGTAAAGAACAAGAGTCCAAGTACCAAGAGAGTCATCCAAATTTACGGAAGTTGGAGAACTCAG aCTCCAGTTCCAGTGCAACTGGTTCAGACAACCCATCCCAGTCCAATCAATACCCCAGGAACCAGCACCTCCGTACTTACCACCAGAAAATCGATAACAACTTAG ATGAGATGTCCACTGGGCTGGGCCGACTGAAAAATCTCGCTCTCGGCTTGCAAACAGAAATTGATGAGCAGGATGAGATCCTGGATCGCCTCACCGGGAAAGTGGATACCTTGGACATCAACATCAAAAGCACAGACAAGCGAATCAAGGAGGAGCTTTAA